The sequence below is a genomic window from Thermoflavifilum sp..
GAATACAAGTAGAAAAATTTGTATACAAATAAATATCAGAATCCGGATCAAAAAATTGAGCATGATCCTCGGTATACGGGGCGAGTAAAATACCGCCAACACCAGGAACTTCAAAACTACGCATGTTATGTGATGTAAGATTATGTTTTCTAAGCATATTTAACTGGACACGATATCTTCTTAACGTATACCAGAATTGATCTTCATACACAGGCGGAAAAATAGCAATATGGCGATGATGCAAATATCTATCCCAATTAGGGCCGTACACATCAACATGAACACCATTATCGGCTAAACGCTTAATAAATTGAACTCTATCCCGGTCGGGTGAACCCACAAAACAAGCCTTATGTATCTCATTGTTTAAATTACATATTTTATTATAAACTGAATCTTCTATATCAAACCCAAAAGGAACAACCTCGGTTTGAATCTGATATTCAGCTTCGATCTTTTGTTTCACGTATTTATCATAAGTAAAATGAATATCATATAATTTAATAGATAGACTGACATGGTGATTCCCACTCCCCTTACTAGAAAATATAAACGGGTGGTCAGGATTATAATTAGCCAACTTAATTCCATTTGCTCGACACCATTTTAAGGTAGAAGGAAGTACCTCCATCCCCTTAAATACGAATAAAATATCGGGCTGATATTGCTTAATTTCATTTATTAACAGGCTATTAATCGTTCTGTATATAAAGGAAAATCCTGACCTGAATATAATCTTATGAATTACACTTTTATAGTAATAATCCATAAACATATTTTGAGCAGGAAATATTTTCACATCTGCATACTCCTTCAAGTGCTTTAAATAATACCTCTCCAGAGCATTGGGCGAATCGGCGCCTACAATTAAAATTTTCATTTTTTAAATAACCTGTATAAAGTATGTTTATATTTTTTGAATATAAATGCGGGGATAGCCAACGAAAATACAGTTTGAATCAAATAAATACACATCAAATAAATCTTATTTATTACATTCAGCCTATGAAAATTTTTGTTCCTAAATGGAAACATACCCATCATCAAGCCAACAGCTTCCGGAAAAGCTTTGTTTAACTTATAATCCAATATCCAGTGAGGATAGGTTAATGCATAAATTCTAAAAAAAATATATTTTATCCTATCCTGATTTAGATATCCAGTATCCTTAAGAGCATGAATTAAAACATGGATTACAGAAGGCAACCCTGCATCAACAATCCTAAAATGTTTCCATTTTTTAGCAATTTTATTTCTATAGGTATCAATATATTCATCCTGTATACTGATATCTTTTATGATTAACGGTTCATGTATTGAGAATAATGTATATCCTGAAGATACAATCACTACACCAAAATACATCTGCACATAAATACTGCCGTCAAATCTGGGGGTATTAAATTTATCAAATATTGATCTTCTAAAAATTAAACCGCCGACAAAGCTAAAGCAGGAATAATACTTAATTGCCACATCAGGTCCTGATCCAATAATTCCGGATTTTCTTGCCCTTTCTACAAGTGTATTGCCCGATCGCTCTTCTATCATATTGCAAAAACCGACATCTGGATATTGATGGGATTTTAAAAATTCAACCAAAAATTGAATAACATGATCCCCATTTAAAGAATCATCATTCCCGATGATCAAGCAATAATCACCAGATGATAAAGACAGGCATTGACGTAAATTCCCATCATATCCTGAATTATGCTCATTACGATGATAAACAATGGGAAATTTATATGTCCTGGATATAGATTGAATTTCATCATAGGTTTCATCAGTTGAGCAATCATCGCTTATTACAATCTCAATATCAGGATATTGTTGTTGTTCTATGATCGATAAGCTTTTCAGGAGATATCTTATCCTGTTGTATTGTGGTATGCAAATGGAAATCAACATGTTCGTTCTATGTATGATAAACTTTCTGGATCAGGTTTGAAACGATTAACGCAATACCAGAGTGGTGAGTAAAACAAACCGCATAAGGCAAACATCATGCAATCCACCATCAACGCAATGCATACGCTCGATACCTCAATAAAAACCGCAATGTCAGGGCTATTCTCCAGCCCAGAAGCCGGTCGATTAACTGCAGCGCCTTGCCGCCCTGTACGGTCACATCGGGCTTACCGAATTGATGCACCTTATTGAGCGCGATTTGCACCTCTTCTCTCGCCTGTGGATAATACATGTACACAAATTGCATATATCGACTTGACAGATATTTACGCGTCCGGGGTGAATCTTCCCTGGCCAGCAAATGTTTTTCTAAAGAGAAAATCGTCTGCAAATAAGAGTGCATAGCTTCGACTTTCCGGTAGCGTTTTGAAATACTGTGATCCTGCAAGTACGACCGATAGTATATTCTGGCCTGATCGCAAAATAGCACCCTGCTGCTGTTTAAAACCACCCTTGTAAAGAATTCCCCATCCTGGTTTACCTGAAGTTGCTCATCCCAGTTACCCGTTTTTTCAATCAGGTATCGTGGGGTTAACCAGCAGCTCGTTTGAGACATGTGTCCTGCGATGATCCATTCTACAGGCGCTAAATCTTTACAGATAGATGGATGTGGGCCCCAGTCGATTTGCTCATGAATATGCGTTTTAAATCTTCCCCATCTTCCATTCACCACATAATCTTCTTCTCCGCTCCCCTCAAAATATTTTATCTGGTGTTTAATTTTATCGGGTGCAAGTATGTCATCGGCATCCAGGTACTGGATATATTGCCCGCTTGATAATTCAAATGCTTTGTTGCGCGCGGCACAGGCCCCTTTGTTGTCCTGCCGGAAAACCTTCATCCGATCCGGATATCGATCCGCATAATTTTTCACGATAT
It includes:
- a CDS encoding glycosyltransferase family 2 protein; its protein translation is MHNPLVSILIPVYNKASYVAEAIYSCLHQTYPHIEIIIVDDGSTDGSWDIVKNYADRYPDRMKVFRQDNKGACAARNKAFELSSGQYIQYLDADDILAPDKIKHQIKYFEGSGEEDYVVNGRWGRFKTHIHEQIDWGPHPSICKDLAPVEWIIAGHMSQTSCWLTPRYLIEKTGNWDEQLQVNQDGEFFTRVVLNSSRVLFCDQARIYYRSYLQDHSISKRYRKVEAMHSYLQTIFSLEKHLLAREDSPRTRKYLSSRYMQFVYMYYPQAREEVQIALNKVHQFGKPDVTVQGGKALQLIDRLLGWRIALTLRFLLRYRAYALR
- a CDS encoding glycosyltransferase, with protein sequence MKILIVGADSPNALERYYLKHLKEYADVKIFPAQNMFMDYYYKSVIHKIIFRSGFSFIYRTINSLLINEIKQYQPDILFVFKGMEVLPSTLKWCRANGIKLANYNPDHPFIFSSKGSGNHHVSLSIKLYDIHFTYDKYVKQKIEAEYQIQTEVVPFGFDIEDSVYNKICNLNNEIHKACFVGSPDRDRVQFIKRLADNGVHVDVYGPNWDRYLHHRHIAIFPPVYEDQFWYTLRRYRVQLNMLRKHNLTSHNMRSFEVPGVGGILLAPYTEDHAQFFDPDSDIYLYTNFSTCIHKIHYLLSLSNDDAMKIRIRARNKSILSGYTYKERVISVFNYLKSLNNK
- a CDS encoding glycosyltransferase family 2 protein encodes the protein MLISICIPQYNRIRYLLKSLSIIEQQQYPDIEIVISDDCSTDETYDEIQSISRTYKFPIVYHRNEHNSGYDGNLRQCLSLSSGDYCLIIGNDDSLNGDHVIQFLVEFLKSHQYPDVGFCNMIEERSGNTLVERARKSGIIGSGPDVAIKYYSCFSFVGGLIFRRSIFDKFNTPRFDGSIYVQMYFGVVIVSSGYTLFSIHEPLIIKDISIQDEYIDTYRNKIAKKWKHFRIVDAGLPSVIHVLIHALKDTGYLNQDRIKYIFFRIYALTYPHWILDYKLNKAFPEAVGLMMGMFPFRNKNFHRLNVINKIYLMCIYLIQTVFSLAIPAFIFKKYKHTLYRLFKK